From a region of the Rhinopithecus roxellana isolate Shanxi Qingling chromosome 8, ASM756505v1, whole genome shotgun sequence genome:
- the LOC104670521 gene encoding complement C3-like, with product MDTLMAVFQGPEKDFIGGSIFVNVTVFSSGGQMVQAETSGVKIVQSPYNIKFTRTPQYFKPGMPFHFRVFVSNPDGSPADRVLVQSQNHKIVPSPEGMAHLTQQPTGGKSGQAPHQGEN from the exons ATGGATACGCTGATGGCTGTGTTCCAAGGCCCAGAAAAGGACTTCATTGGAGGATCAATCTTTGTCAATGTCACCGTGTTCTCCTCAG GGGGACAGATGGTGCAAGCCGAGACCTCAGGGGTGAAGATTGTCCAGAGCCCATACAACATCAAGTTCACCAGGACACCCCAGTATTTCAAGCCAGGAATGCCCTTCCACTTTCGG GTCTTCGTCTCAAATCCTGATGGATCCCCAGCTGACAGAGTCCTTGTCCAGTCCCAAAACCACAAAATTGTACCCTCACCTGAGGGGATGGCCCATCTGACCCAACAACCCACAGGTGGCAAATCTGGACAAGCTCCCCATCAAG GTGAAAACTGA